Proteins found in one Drosophila busckii strain San Diego stock center, stock number 13000-0081.31 chromosome 2R, ASM1175060v1, whole genome shotgun sequence genomic segment:
- the LOC108595750 gene encoding uncharacterized protein LOC108595750 yields the protein MSCICQYILNAAANAEPPPAAAEAEAASQNTSDNEESQEVKTEPQQRIDSSQAPVTDDAKIAVCVSELAGCRAENWLLKKKLQEYEITIENLEQMMTTIVDKQHHVLSEMHTLRKRNNELQTESNLQREYHSMERNALIKELHDVKLISQQRLTNAAADDSTELASSLANDECHCISCDSDATASDASGCSTPSSIINTPYTSDAETEDSDIESDADANDVDMQQNQYTPGTDSESN from the exons ATGTCCTGCATTTGCCAATATATACTAAACGCTGCTGCTAACGCTgagccgccgccagcagcagctgaggccGAAGCTGCAAGCCAAAACACAAGCGATAATGAAGAAAGCCAAGAAGTCAAAACAGAGCCACAGCAGCGCATTGATAg CTCGCAAGCGCCTGTTACCGATGATGCCAAAATTGCAGTTTGCGTTTCGGAGCTGGCCGGCTGTCGTGCCGAGAACTGGCTGCTTAAGAAGAAACTGCAAGAGTATGAAATAACCATAGAGAATTTGGAGCAAATGATGACCACCATTGTGGACAAGCAGCATCATGTGCTTAGTGAAATGCACACACTACGCAAGCGCAACAATGAGCTGCAAACTGAAAGCAATTTACAGCGCGAATATCATTCAATGGAACGCAATGCTCTAATCAAAGAACTGCATGATGTTAAGCTCATAAGCCAGCAACGCTTAACTAAT gctgctgctgatgattcCACTGAGCTGGCTAGTTCGCTGGCCAACGATGAATGCCATTGTATTAGCTGCGATAGTGATGCTACAGCTTCTGATGCATCTGGCTGCTCCACGCCATCGTCCATTATTAATACACCCTATACTAGCGATGCTGAAACTGAAGATTCAGATATTGAAAGTGATGCTGATGCTAATGATGTTGATATGCAGCAGAATCAATACACGCCCGGCACTGATAGCGAATCCAATTAA